From Halotia branconii CENA392, the proteins below share one genomic window:
- a CDS encoding thiamine phosphate synthase, producing the protein MKEAGCYDESTNGVVVMVEPYSQKEQIQQVVYRILDANLDRAREGLRIIEEWCRFGLNNGRFTGECKSLRQEVAIWHTSELRAARDTPGDAGTELTHPQEEYRSSVKSLLQANFCRVQEALRVLEEYGKLYNPNMGSAFKQMRYRVYTLESDLMGYQRHQLLWRSHLYLVTSPSETLVATVESALKGGLTLVQYRDKTADDTLRLEQATKLRQLCHSYGALFIINDRVDLALAVDADGVHLGQQDLPITSARQLLGPQRIIGRSTTNSQEMQAAIAQGADYIGVGPVYETPTKIGKPAAGLEYVSYASQNSSIPWFAIGGIDANNINDVIDAGAKRVAVVRSLMQAEQPTLVTQYLLSQLNRVQPES; encoded by the coding sequence ATGAAAGAGGCTGGCTGTTACGATGAAAGCACTAATGGGGTTGTTGTAATGGTCGAGCCATACAGCCAAAAAGAGCAAATACAGCAAGTTGTTTACCGCATACTAGATGCCAATTTAGATCGTGCTCGTGAAGGCTTGCGAATTATTGAAGAATGGTGTCGCTTTGGATTAAATAATGGGCGATTTACTGGAGAGTGTAAAAGTTTGCGCCAAGAAGTAGCTATTTGGCATACTTCTGAACTTAGGGCAGCTAGAGACACTCCAGGTGATGCTGGTACTGAATTAACCCATCCTCAAGAAGAATATCGCTCAAGCGTTAAATCTTTATTGCAGGCCAATTTTTGCCGTGTCCAAGAAGCCTTACGAGTATTGGAAGAATACGGCAAGCTTTACAACCCAAATATGGGGTCAGCATTTAAGCAGATGCGCTATCGGGTTTATACCCTAGAAAGTGATTTGATGGGTTATCAACGCCATCAACTCTTGTGGCGATCGCATTTATATCTTGTTACTTCTCCCTCAGAAACTTTGGTAGCTACTGTAGAATCTGCTCTCAAAGGTGGATTAACCCTTGTACAGTATCGCGATAAAACTGCTGATGACACTTTGCGTCTGGAACAAGCTACAAAACTACGACAATTATGCCATTCTTACGGCGCTCTATTCATCATTAATGATCGGGTGGATTTAGCTTTAGCAGTGGATGCAGATGGTGTCCATCTAGGACAGCAAGATCTGCCTATTACTAGTGCGCGTCAATTACTTGGCCCTCAGCGTATTATAGGTCGCTCTACCACAAATTCACAAGAAATGCAAGCAGCGATCGCCCAAGGCGCAGATTACATTGGTGTAGGCCCAGTTTATGAAACTCCTACTAAAATAGGTAAACCTGCTGCTGGTCTAGAATATGTCAGTTATGCATCCCAAAATAGTTCAATTCCCTGGTTTGCGATTGGAGGCATAGATGCAAATAATATTAATGATGTGATTGATGCAGGAGCAAAACGTGTGGCGGTAGTGCGATCGCTAATGCAAGCTGAACAACCTACTTTAGTGACACAATATTTGCTGTCCCAACTCAATCGTGTGCAACCAGAATCTTAG
- a CDS encoding heme-dependent oxidative N-demethylase family protein, producing MSGRYEVKPGMMPFGSCLSNTQADQQVFQIDENFIHYRQIKLLARAERLSKYYQTYNYSQAVAGAIACLIINRLTQEHPQYFDCQKSSANTWRFHSYLTQETLDLDANWQLQQVKTPDNLATPTYASILDALAAQVQEDLTVICRSQNASNWLSAIHLCYPNHWSAEAKIGQDFAAIHAPVAGMEKINRRADAIVNTMIDREPMVRFAWGLSTDTRLNHHPEPPPEISVSQWHGRSFDSQYPRLYLRIERQVIWGLPKYEAALFTIRTYFRDCSAIKKDSVLRSKLYTAIESMTPESLAYKGLVESKASILQWLNSV from the coding sequence ATGAGTGGACGCTACGAAGTTAAGCCAGGAATGATGCCTTTTGGTTCCTGCTTAAGTAACACTCAGGCTGACCAGCAGGTATTTCAAATTGATGAAAATTTTATACACTATCGCCAGATTAAGCTTTTAGCCCGTGCTGAACGGTTGAGTAAATACTATCAGACTTACAACTATTCTCAGGCTGTAGCTGGAGCGATCGCTTGTTTAATCATCAATCGTCTTACCCAAGAACACCCACAATATTTTGACTGTCAAAAATCCTCTGCTAATACCTGGAGATTTCATAGTTATCTGACTCAAGAAACACTTGATCTAGATGCAAATTGGCAGTTACAACAAGTCAAAACACCAGATAATTTAGCTACTCCAACTTATGCATCTATCTTAGATGCTTTGGCGGCACAGGTACAGGAAGATTTAACTGTGATCTGCCGTTCTCAAAATGCTAGCAACTGGCTGAGTGCGATTCATTTATGCTATCCCAATCACTGGTCAGCCGAAGCAAAAATTGGTCAAGACTTTGCCGCGATACATGCACCTGTTGCAGGTATGGAAAAAATTAATCGCCGGGCAGATGCGATCGTTAATACTATGATTGACAGAGAACCAATGGTGCGCTTTGCTTGGGGTTTAAGCACCGATACCCGTCTCAATCACCATCCAGAACCGCCGCCTGAAATATCAGTTAGTCAATGGCATGGTAGAAGCTTTGATTCACAGTACCCCAGACTTTATCTGCGAATTGAGCGACAGGTCATTTGGGGGCTACCAAAGTATGAAGCAGCACTTTTTACTATTCGTACATATTTTAGAGATTGTAGCGCAATCAAAAAAGACTCAGTGTTACGGTCTAAGTTATATACTGCAATTGAGTCTATGACACCAGAATCTTTAGCTTATAAGGGTTTAGTCGAAAGTAAAGCTAGTATTTTGCAATGGCTAAACTCCGTTTGA
- a CDS encoding SRPBCC family protein: MLHFTHSSVINAPPEVVWNFHERPDILQLLTPPWQPTQVVRREGGLDVGAITEFRLFVGPLPLTWLARHTECEKYRLFTDEQISGPFESWVHRHQFALEAGKTRLTDAITYSMPGGGTIEFISGWLVQTQLEAMFRYRHYVTKRECES, translated from the coding sequence ATGCTGCACTTTACCCATTCCTCAGTGATTAATGCGCCACCAGAAGTAGTTTGGAATTTTCACGAAAGACCAGATATCTTGCAACTTTTAACTCCACCTTGGCAACCAACGCAAGTAGTTCGTCGTGAAGGAGGACTTGATGTCGGCGCTATCACAGAATTTCGCCTATTTGTAGGGCCACTACCTTTAACTTGGTTAGCACGTCATACTGAATGTGAAAAATATCGCTTATTTACCGACGAACAGATATCTGGCCCTTTTGAATCTTGGGTACATCGCCATCAATTTGCACTAGAAGCTGGTAAAACTAGGCTGACTGATGCTATCACTTACTCTATGCCAGGGGGAGGAACAATTGAATTTATCAGTGGTTGGCTAGTACAAACACAATTAGAAGCGATGTTTCGTTACCGCCATTACGTAACTAAACGCGAGTGCGAATCTTAA
- a CDS encoding DUF433 domain-containing protein: MTLKELEQQFLALSPAEKLQAIQLLAQSLGSNWQGIEKTPRVCGGEACIAKTRIPVWILVEARRLGYSDADLLTSYPTITARDLANAWIYAQAHPNEIESAIERNQVA; the protein is encoded by the coding sequence GTGACACTCAAAGAGTTAGAACAACAATTTCTTGCCCTCAGTCCTGCTGAAAAATTGCAAGCTATACAGTTACTGGCTCAAAGTCTCGGTAGCAATTGGCAAGGAATTGAGAAAACTCCTAGAGTCTGCGGTGGAGAGGCTTGCATCGCTAAAACTCGTATTCCTGTCTGGATACTTGTAGAAGCTCGCCGTCTTGGATATAGTGATGCTGACCTTTTGACGAGTTATCCAACCATCACAGCTAGAGATTTAGCTAATGCTTGGATATATGCACAAGCTCACCCCAATGAAATTGAATCGGCAATTGAACGTAATCAGGTAGCCTAA
- a CDS encoding GFA family protein: MACHCTGCQRMTASAFSLSVAIPSVGFSVVKGELAIGGLHGATRHYFCPHCMSWMFSRPEGIDEFVNLRPTMLDDASWFTPFIETWTREKLPWAMTPAVHSFETLPTYEDYAPLTEEYAKQASKPA; this comes from the coding sequence ATGGCTTGCCACTGCACTGGTTGCCAGCGAATGACTGCTAGCGCTTTTTCTTTAAGCGTTGCGATTCCAAGCGTTGGGTTTTCAGTAGTGAAAGGTGAACTGGCTATCGGCGGCTTGCACGGCGCGACTCGCCATTACTTCTGCCCGCACTGCATGAGTTGGATGTTTTCTCGACCGGAAGGAATAGACGAGTTTGTTAACCTTCGTCCGACGATGCTGGACGATGCCTCATGGTTCACGCCTTTCATCGAAACTTGGACGAGGGAAAAGCTGCCCTGGGCGATGACCCCTGCGGTTCATAGCTTTGAGACTCTACCCACTTATGAAGATTATGCTCCTCTGACAGAAGAATACGCCAAGCAAGCATCAAAACCTGCATGA
- the thiS gene encoding sulfur carrier protein ThiS, which yields MSNQITLEVNGETRTCSSQTYLPELLQQLGFNPRLVAVEYNGEILHRQFWSQTTVQTGDRLEIVTIVGGG from the coding sequence ATGTCTAATCAAATTACCCTTGAGGTAAATGGAGAAACTCGTACCTGCTCATCCCAAACTTATTTACCAGAATTGCTCCAGCAGTTGGGTTTTAATCCTCGTTTAGTGGCGGTGGAATATAACGGCGAAATTTTACATCGCCAGTTTTGGTCGCAAACAACAGTACAGACAGGCGATCGCTTAGAAATAGTCACAATTGTCGGTGGTGGTTAA
- a CDS encoding DUF5615 family PIN-like protein produces MLAFAISQERSILTINRDDFIRLHRRDSRHFGIIVCTNNRNWEQFAALIDEAVTAEEPLLGKLIRVVRPVT; encoded by the coding sequence GTGCTGGCATTTGCCATAAGTCAAGAACGCTCTATATTAACTATCAATAGAGATGATTTTATCCGTTTACATCGTCGTGATTCTAGGCACTTCGGTATTATTGTTTGCACAAACAATCGTAATTGGGAACAGTTTGCAGCCCTGATAGATGAGGCTGTAACAGCAGAAGAACCTTTGCTAGGAAAACTAATTCGTGTAGTACGTCCAGTTACTTAA
- a CDS encoding CPXCG motif-containing cysteine-rich protein, whose product MQTTTEYYCAYCGEPNLTFVDLSAGSQQSYVEDCQVCCNPNILYVRVDEDTLDIEIDTEYEE is encoded by the coding sequence ATGCAAACAACCACTGAGTATTACTGCGCCTATTGTGGCGAACCTAACTTAACCTTTGTTGATTTGAGTGCTGGTTCACAACAATCTTATGTAGAAGATTGTCAAGTTTGCTGTAACCCTAATATTTTGTATGTGCGGGTTGATGAAGACACCCTAGATATCGAAATAGATACCGAATACGAAGAGTAA
- a CDS encoding methylmalonic aciduria and homocystinuria type D protein: MLVNYSKVYTSEQGCPINLVGQTGQAVQISIHSPSQYICANCERILPDWKQKPFLWVVIVLQQSRCQLIKSTTEVEIEKENLREKFMRFGCDLAFSLRDRGYKADLIDPRTGYPLLSHPGTIPHNDTAVVKALLKYPVIKNKCCVLVHPTWGTAVYPSILISEAPPMIIESVTKDLAPLHGWKEVSS; encoded by the coding sequence ATGTTAGTGAACTATTCTAAAGTTTACACTTCGGAGCAAGGCTGTCCTATTAATTTGGTTGGCCAAACGGGACAAGCGGTGCAGATTTCTATTCATTCTCCCAGTCAGTATATCTGTGCCAACTGCGAACGGATATTGCCAGATTGGAAACAGAAACCTTTTTTATGGGTTGTGATTGTTTTACAGCAATCACGATGTCAGTTAATTAAAAGTACGACAGAAGTAGAGATAGAAAAAGAAAACCTGCGGGAAAAGTTTATGAGATTTGGCTGCGATTTAGCATTTAGTTTACGCGATCGCGGTTATAAGGCTGATCTCATAGATCCTCGTACTGGCTATCCTTTACTTTCTCATCCTGGGACAATTCCCCACAATGACACAGCAGTTGTCAAAGCTTTGCTCAAATATCCGGTAATTAAAAACAAATGCTGTGTATTAGTTCATCCTACTTGGGGTACAGCAGTTTATCCCAGTATTCTAATATCAGAAGCACCCCCAATGATCATCGAATCAGTGACAAAAGATCTAGCACCCTTGCATGGGTGGAAAGAAGTTAGTAGTTAA
- a CDS encoding sodium:calcium antiporter yields MLLFVQVIVCFILVIVVGTWLSKSADILAEKTRLGRTWIGTLLLAGVTSLPELATGISAIVVFNAPDLAVGGILGSCLFNLLILALLDILSGPEPLLKRAQISHGLAASLGCAMLGVTAAAIILARTNISLTVGWFGLPSLVLLLFYMASARTIAQFETRRRAEVLEEEAEIFQYQHVKRQQAYLIFVLLSVATVVLGVWLASLGEQVATATGLGQSFVGALLLAAATSLPEVVVSLAAIRLNAVDMAVSNIFGSNLYNLAILGIYDLVYFQDNLWLHVNQVHIFTAVIAMIMTSIAIAGLIYHAVSRSRMYITWDGLTLIILYFGGMYMIYYT; encoded by the coding sequence ATGCTACTTTTTGTTCAGGTTATTGTCTGTTTCATCTTGGTAATTGTTGTAGGAACATGGCTGTCAAAGAGTGCTGATATTTTGGCAGAGAAAACAAGATTGGGGCGTACCTGGATTGGTACATTGCTACTTGCAGGTGTCACATCTTTACCAGAGTTGGCCACAGGGATAAGTGCAATTGTTGTATTCAACGCCCCAGATTTAGCAGTGGGTGGCATTTTGGGCAGCTGTCTTTTCAATCTACTCATTCTGGCGTTGCTGGATATTCTTAGTGGTCCAGAACCATTACTCAAACGAGCGCAGATTAGTCATGGATTAGCCGCTAGCCTAGGCTGTGCAATGTTGGGCGTGACTGCTGCTGCAATCATCTTAGCTCGTACAAATATTTCTTTGACTGTGGGATGGTTTGGTTTGCCGAGTTTGGTACTACTTTTGTTTTACATGGCCAGCGCCCGGACAATTGCCCAGTTTGAAACTAGACGACGTGCTGAAGTTTTAGAAGAAGAAGCTGAGATTTTTCAATACCAACATGTCAAACGTCAGCAAGCTTATCTGATATTTGTCTTACTTTCAGTAGCAACTGTAGTTTTAGGTGTGTGGCTGGCTTCTCTAGGCGAACAAGTGGCAACGGCGACTGGATTGGGACAGAGTTTTGTCGGCGCACTTTTACTAGCTGCGGCTACCTCACTACCAGAAGTTGTAGTGTCTCTAGCAGCTATCAGATTGAATGCTGTAGATATGGCAGTTTCTAACATTTTTGGCTCAAATCTCTATAATCTGGCAATTCTGGGGATATATGATTTGGTGTATTTTCAAGATAATCTTTGGTTACATGTCAACCAAGTACACATTTTTACTGCTGTTATAGCAATGATTATGACTTCAATAGCGATCGCTGGACTCATCTATCATGCTGTCAGTCGTTCAAGGATGTACATCACTTGGGATGGACTCACTTTGATTATCCTGTATTTCGGCGGTATGTATATGATTTACTACACTTAA
- a CDS encoding DUF5615 family PIN-like protein: MARFYADEQFPFPAVELLRTLGHDVLTVQDAGNAYKETSCINIFLSHAKTQRRKEEAKNKDFCKKSKV, translated from the coding sequence ATGGCTAGGTTTTACGCAGACGAGCAGTTTCCGTTTCCCGCTGTGGAATTATTACGTACTTTGGGGCATGATGTTTTGACAGTCCAAGATGCTGGAAATGCATACAAAGAGACCTCTTGCATAAATATCTTTTTGTCTCACGCAAAGACGCAAAGACGCAAAGAAGAAGCTAAGAATAAGGACTTTTGCAAGAAGTCTAAGGTATAG
- a CDS encoding Precorrin-3B methylase, protein MAKQEAPLTKDALIKEVCRRIRVARSYWDAHNNAACRGERDRALALYNTLTKEQKQQIPQVLRVWLRYRSEKYFGAHRTPPKSARKSAKKD, encoded by the coding sequence ATGGCAAAGCAAGAAGCTCCACTGACTAAAGACGCGCTAATTAAAGAAGTCTGTCGGCGGATTCGGGTAGCCCGCAGCTATTGGGATGCTCACAATAATGCTGCCTGTCGAGGTGAGCGCGATCGCGCCTTAGCACTTTACAATACATTAACTAAAGAACAAAAACAGCAGATTCCCCAAGTGTTGCGAGTGTGGCTACGCTATCGCAGTGAAAAATACTTTGGCGCACATCGAACACCGCCCAAATCGGCACGAAAATCGGCTAAAAAAGATTAA
- the tftA gene encoding hormogonium tapered terminus morphoprotein TftA produces the protein MGRIFISAAHGGREAGGIDPGAIAGGTTEAREMILLRDFIVTELRARSFEVLAVPDDLSAADTIAWINSRSRRGDVALEIQADAASSPSVRGASVYYIANNTERKSNAELLLVGLLRRVPQLPNRGVKPDTDSGLGRLAFCRQTILPALVMQVGFLSSPEDRALLQTRRRDFALGIADGLASWSRVIDPTPNTPPEATYPAINININGQNYPEQGIVVNGNAYIPIDLIDRLRIDLSKAPNVNRITYRRIVYVKAVELRDFNIAISWDAATRTVSLRSNVVVCPGQYDRVMSNGITSEVQLQLFLRNNNDNALAKFPDIPKLYREEAIAEGVNHDIAFCQMCVETGFLRFGSDIRPEQNNFAGLGAIGGGAEAASFPSARIGVRAHIQHLKAYASLEPLVNEVVDPRFRFVTRGIAPSVNQLSGRWSADLDYGVKITAMQKRLYESAGLL, from the coding sequence ATGGGACGTATTTTTATTTCAGCAGCACACGGAGGTAGAGAGGCAGGAGGAATCGATCCAGGTGCGATCGCAGGTGGTACAACTGAAGCTAGAGAAATGATTTTGCTGCGAGATTTTATTGTCACGGAACTCAGGGCGCGGAGTTTTGAAGTTTTAGCAGTTCCCGATGACCTCAGTGCCGCAGACACAATCGCCTGGATTAATTCTCGTAGTCGTCGGGGTGATGTCGCCTTAGAAATTCAAGCTGATGCGGCTAGCAGTCCATCTGTGCGGGGAGCTAGCGTTTACTATATTGCTAACAATACTGAGCGTAAAAGCAATGCTGAATTGTTACTAGTGGGGTTGTTGCGCCGTGTACCTCAGTTGCCTAATCGAGGAGTCAAACCAGATACAGATAGTGGATTAGGTCGTTTAGCTTTTTGTCGCCAAACAATCCTGCCGGCTTTGGTGATGCAAGTGGGATTTCTCAGCAGTCCAGAAGATCGGGCTTTGCTGCAAACTCGTCGCCGGGATTTTGCTTTAGGCATTGCTGATGGACTCGCATCTTGGAGTCGTGTCATTGACCCCACTCCTAATACTCCTCCAGAAGCAACTTATCCAGCTATTAACATCAACATAAATGGGCAAAATTATCCAGAGCAAGGAATAGTGGTGAATGGGAATGCTTACATCCCCATTGATTTAATAGATCGCTTGCGAATTGACCTATCAAAAGCGCCTAATGTCAACCGTATTACTTACCGCAGGATAGTATATGTGAAAGCCGTTGAACTGCGGGACTTTAATATTGCCATCAGTTGGGATGCTGCAACTCGTACCGTCAGCTTACGCTCAAATGTAGTAGTTTGCCCTGGTCAATATGATCGGGTGATGTCAAACGGTATCACCTCAGAAGTACAGTTACAACTATTTTTAAGAAATAATAATGATAATGCCTTAGCCAAGTTTCCTGACATTCCCAAACTTTACCGAGAAGAAGCGATCGCAGAAGGAGTCAATCATGATATTGCTTTTTGCCAAATGTGTGTAGAAACGGGATTTTTACGCTTTGGCAGTGATATTCGACCAGAGCAAAATAATTTTGCTGGTTTAGGTGCGATCGGTGGTGGTGCAGAGGCTGCATCCTTTCCCAGTGCCAGAATTGGAGTCAGAGCGCATATCCAACACTTGAAAGCTTACGCCAGTCTAGAACCTTTAGTGAACGAAGTCGTAGATCCACGGTTTCGCTTTGTCACCCGTGGGATTGCACCATCAGTTAATCAATTATCAGGACGTTGGTCAGCTGATTTGGACTATGGTGTGAAGATTACAGCCATGCAAAAAAGGTTGTATGAGTCAGCAGGATTGCTGTAG